One window of the Pedobacter ginsengisoli genome contains the following:
- a CDS encoding TolC family protein, giving the protein MRFYTNTAIICVLMGLKTTFLCAQKQIETRTAVPLSLSEVWQKADAFSKAIQIKKTGLEASHHKVKDAYAERLPELSVGGNIEKATNIPIYENGLFHKPTQHEVIHTLYKINAEGYFNIYNGGKTNININKEEVLHEIATEQQNLTISEVRLMCAAYYLELKKSLMFKELIMKDIDEQEIQLKEIIAFQKHGVVLKSDVLRAELKLSRQKLSLVQIENDILLSNQKLNILIGEPDDNKVSPTEAIAPDQIVLKPYQEYLLESMDKSYPYRISEKETSLRKIELKNVKANVTPKIGLYGDFYFANPQIFLYPYNPHLYSLGIFGLKASFPISSFYHNKHKTKAAELELHQQEIAHSDSEDQLRKEVNEAYLRFKESIVRIAVAKANISQAMENYRIIKNTYFNQTSLITDLLDADVQLLETKFELATAQITAQYQYFKLQNVIGIL; this is encoded by the coding sequence ATGCGATTTTATACCAATACAGCAATTATTTGTGTGCTAATGGGTTTAAAAACCACTTTTTTGTGTGCCCAAAAACAAATTGAAACAAGAACAGCAGTACCATTATCCTTATCAGAAGTGTGGCAAAAGGCCGATGCCTTTAGTAAAGCGATTCAAATTAAAAAAACAGGTCTCGAGGCCAGTCATCATAAGGTAAAAGACGCCTATGCTGAGCGATTACCAGAATTGTCAGTAGGAGGAAACATTGAGAAAGCAACCAATATCCCTATCTATGAAAACGGTCTTTTTCATAAACCAACGCAACATGAAGTTATCCATACACTCTATAAAATTAATGCCGAAGGATATTTTAATATTTACAACGGAGGTAAAACAAATATAAATATCAACAAAGAGGAGGTATTACACGAAATCGCTACCGAACAACAGAATCTGACCATTTCAGAGGTAAGGCTCATGTGCGCTGCCTATTATCTGGAACTTAAAAAGAGTCTGATGTTTAAAGAGTTGATAATGAAGGATATAGATGAGCAGGAGATACAATTAAAAGAGATTATAGCATTTCAAAAACATGGAGTAGTCTTAAAAAGTGACGTGTTAAGAGCGGAATTAAAACTGTCCAGACAAAAGCTATCGCTTGTTCAGATTGAAAACGACATCCTGCTTTCTAATCAAAAATTAAATATCCTGATTGGTGAGCCTGACGATAATAAGGTAAGTCCCACTGAAGCCATTGCACCTGATCAGATTGTACTAAAACCTTATCAGGAATATCTTTTAGAGTCTATGGACAAATCCTATCCTTATCGGATTTCAGAAAAGGAAACCTCGTTGCGTAAAATAGAGCTTAAAAATGTGAAAGCCAATGTTACGCCCAAAATTGGTTTATATGGCGATTTCTATTTTGCAAACCCTCAGATTTTTCTTTACCCCTATAATCCCCATTTATACTCCCTGGGTATATTTGGACTAAAAGCATCATTTCCTATATCCTCGTTTTACCATAATAAGCATAAAACAAAGGCGGCGGAGCTGGAACTGCATCAACAGGAAATAGCACATTCGGATAGTGAAGATCAGTTGAGAAAAGAAGTAAATGAGGCTTATTTACGATTCAAAGAGAGCATAGTGAGGATAGCGGTAGCAAAAGCAAATATTAGTCAGGCAATGGAAAACTATAGGATCATAAAGAATACCTATTTCAACCAAACTTCATTAATTACCGATTTATTGGATGCAGATGTACAGCTCCTGGAAACCAAATTTGAACTCGCAACCGCTCAAATCACGGCACAATACCAATATTTTAAACTTCAAAATGTAATAGGAATACTTTAA
- a CDS encoding HlyD family secretion protein: MRKRNKYTVTDQIITKITAWIAGITAVVLTVWGIMSLWGLYKYEQTNDAQVQEYINPLISRAGGFITEIRYDENQEVKKGDTLLVIDEREYKIQEKQTEAALQTAKAQIQVLQSNVLTLEKTAEVSKAQIAASKAKLWKQKLDYDRYQKLFEVESATAQQLENIKASMDMADAEFQAAQQNYQAALSKVNDFKSQQTVAIAEVERLDALLDRHQLDLTYTIITAPYNCRVGRRTVEKGQMIDAGQVLAYIVNKETDKWIIANYKETQVRNMHVGEFAEVEADAFPGKKFKGEIISLSPATGSSFSLLPPDNSTGNYVKIVQRVPVRIRLVGKPEEIDLLKAGMNVNVTISKKSS; this comes from the coding sequence ATGCGCAAAAGAAATAAATACACAGTAACGGATCAGATTATCACAAAAATTACTGCATGGATTGCAGGTATAACCGCAGTTGTTTTAACAGTCTGGGGGATAATGTCACTTTGGGGTTTGTATAAATATGAACAAACCAACGATGCTCAGGTACAGGAATATATAAATCCATTGATCTCCAGAGCAGGTGGTTTTATTACAGAAATAAGATATGATGAAAATCAGGAGGTAAAAAAGGGGGATACTTTACTCGTGATAGATGAACGAGAATATAAGATACAGGAAAAACAAACAGAAGCAGCGCTGCAAACCGCTAAGGCACAAATTCAGGTACTTCAAAGTAATGTGTTGACACTTGAAAAAACAGCAGAGGTATCAAAAGCGCAAATTGCAGCCTCAAAAGCTAAGTTATGGAAGCAGAAACTGGATTACGATCGTTACCAAAAGTTGTTTGAAGTAGAGTCAGCCACAGCGCAACAATTGGAAAATATAAAAGCCTCAATGGATATGGCTGACGCCGAGTTTCAGGCAGCACAGCAAAATTATCAGGCTGCCTTGTCAAAAGTAAACGATTTTAAATCTCAGCAAACAGTTGCCATAGCTGAGGTAGAACGGTTGGATGCGCTGCTAGATCGTCATCAACTTGATCTTACCTATACCATAATTACAGCTCCCTATAACTGCAGAGTTGGCAGGCGGACGGTAGAGAAGGGGCAAATGATTGATGCCGGGCAGGTGTTGGCCTATATCGTAAATAAAGAAACCGACAAATGGATCATTGCAAATTATAAAGAAACACAGGTTCGGAACATGCATGTTGGCGAGTTTGCGGAAGTTGAGGCAGATGCTTTCCCCGGCAAAAAGTTTAAAGGAGAGATTATTTCATTATCACCAGCCACAGGATCCAGTTTTTCTTTGCTTCCTCCCGATAATTCTACAGGAAATTATGTGAAAATTGTACAGCGTGTTCCGGTCAGGATTAGGCTGGTTGGTAAACCGGAAGAAATCGACTTGTTAAAAGCTGGAATGAACGTTAATGTGACCATCAGCAAAAAAAGTTCATGA
- a CDS encoding MFS transporter, translated as MSKLIPLFKLWVPQWLIKVTLFIVLLPSLVLFFLPLANINAAAGYYGIEPADVQYSVVVFYAGYTSFFSLERRFFRYLAAKEYFFIFTLIQILTSFGCYQVQSLPLLLLLRFIQGMCLTSTANLALALIYNRLKTERAREIGYSVYFGMLICMLPFNNFITADLIDSFNFNVLYKGAMFSYVPSLILLSVIMNNIRLDIKFPLYLLDWASFILYAIFLSLLGYVLVYGQEYYWFQDNRILYNTLGSASSLLLFLLRQFVLKRPYFDLEVFKYRNFKIGALILFILYICRFASGLTSAYFSNVLGLDPIHISYINLFNILGIIIGVITSCVMVLQKRPVRLIWIYGFCLLLLYHVGMFFFLNIQANENIFYLPLIIQGLGVGMLMTPTIIFMISSAPVRFGATAAGICLFVRCFGFYASIALMNFYELFSKSKHYNTFQEQLTQLNPVTSVALSKQTQALVHHGANADKAIKVAQKLLVKSIDVQGQIRYAMDYYEMISWMLVFTITLVALFPYINRTVIYLRSDQPAPF; from the coding sequence ATGAGTAAATTGATCCCGCTATTTAAATTATGGGTACCTCAGTGGCTCATCAAGGTAACTTTGTTCATTGTTTTGTTGCCTAGTTTAGTGCTTTTTTTTCTGCCGTTGGCTAACATAAATGCCGCGGCAGGCTATTACGGGATTGAGCCGGCTGATGTACAATATTCCGTAGTTGTATTTTACGCTGGTTATACTTCTTTTTTCTCGCTTGAAAGACGCTTCTTTCGTTATCTGGCTGCTAAAGAATATTTTTTCATCTTCACTTTAATACAGATACTAACCTCTTTTGGCTGTTATCAGGTGCAAAGCTTACCACTCTTACTCTTGCTAAGGTTCATCCAGGGAATGTGTTTAACCAGTACAGCAAATCTGGCGCTAGCCTTAATTTACAATCGACTAAAAACTGAAAGGGCTAGAGAAATTGGCTACTCTGTGTACTTCGGGATGTTGATTTGTATGCTTCCTTTTAACAATTTCATCACTGCTGATCTGATTGACAGCTTTAATTTCAATGTTTTATATAAAGGTGCCATGTTTTCTTATGTTCCCAGCTTGATATTGCTTTCAGTAATCATGAACAACATCAGGCTGGATATAAAATTTCCATTATACTTATTGGACTGGGCCAGTTTTATTCTATACGCCATATTCCTATCTCTTTTAGGTTACGTTTTGGTATACGGGCAGGAATACTACTGGTTCCAGGACAATAGAATTTTATACAATACGTTGGGTTCTGCTTCATCTCTGTTACTTTTTCTACTGCGGCAATTTGTATTGAAACGGCCTTATTTTGATTTGGAAGTATTTAAATACAGGAACTTTAAAATAGGGGCACTTATTCTGTTTATACTCTACATTTGCAGGTTTGCTTCAGGTCTGACCTCTGCCTATTTTAGTAATGTTTTAGGACTAGACCCCATACATATTTCCTACATCAACCTCTTTAATATTCTTGGAATTATAATAGGCGTAATTACCTCCTGTGTGATGGTACTTCAAAAGAGACCGGTAAGGTTAATATGGATCTATGGTTTTTGTTTGCTATTGCTGTATCATGTAGGTATGTTTTTCTTTCTAAATATTCAAGCCAATGAAAACATCTTCTATTTACCGTTGATTATTCAAGGGCTGGGGGTAGGCATGTTGATGACGCCGACCATCATCTTTATGATTTCTTCAGCACCGGTACGTTTTGGAGCCACCGCAGCTGGAATTTGCTTATTTGTTCGGTGTTTTGGGTTTTATGCCAGCATCGCTTTGATGAATTTTTATGAATTGTTTTCTAAAAGCAAACACTACAATACATTTCAGGAACAATTAACACAGCTTAATCCGGTTACTTCAGTGGCACTTTCTAAACAAACGCAGGCTTTGGTACATCATGGGGCCAATGCTGATAAGGCAATAAAGGTTGCTCAAAAGCTGCTTGTTAAATCAATTGATGTTCAAGGTCAAATACGGTATGCTATGGATTATTATGAAATGATTAGCTGGATGCTGGTTTTTACGATTACATTGGTTGCGCTATTCCCTTACATTAACCGGACAGTGATTTATCTAAGATCCGATCAGCCGGCACCTTTTTAA
- the folE gene encoding GTP cyclohydrolase I gives MIGKVHVAYIPDKQVIGLSKINRLVQYYAKRPQVQERLTIQISEALKEVLQHDDVVVVIEADHLCAASRGIKDTNSATQTAHYSGQFENKAVKQEFLVHIYNKR, from the coding sequence ATGATTGGAAAGGTACACGTTGCCTATATTCCCGACAAGCAGGTAATTGGATTGTCAAAAATCAATCGTTTGGTACAGTATTACGCAAAACGTCCACAAGTGCAGGAGCGCTTGACAATTCAAATTTCAGAAGCTTTAAAAGAAGTTTTGCAACATGATGATGTGGTGGTGGTGATTGAAGCAGACCATTTATGTGCCGCTTCAAGGGGAATTAAAGATACCAATAGTGCAACGCAGACTGCTCACTATTCGGGTCAGTTTGAGAACAAAGCTGTAAAGCAGGAATTTCTAGTTCACATTTACAACAAAAGATAA
- a CDS encoding ADP-ribosylglycohydrolase family protein: protein MKKYITNFYAILFVALIIPSISATSVDKNIKVLKLSTKVLKDKIKGGWAGQTIGVSFGSYTEFRYNGTYIQDNQIIPYQEGYVKRLMEEWPDLFDDIYMDLTFVEVMEKQGLDAPVDAFADAFATASYSLWHANQAARYNILNGIKAPESGHWLNNPHSDDIDYQIEADFAGLMTPGMPNTASQISDKVGHIMNYGDGWYGGVFMGAMYSMAFTSNDVNVVVNEALKTIPQNTLFYRCIADVIRWHKQFPRDWKQTWFEVQKKYAAENGCPEGIFTPFNIDAKVNSAYVVMGLLYGKGDFAKTLEIATRTGQDSDCNPSSAAGILGTMLGYDKIPDYWKKGLKGSEDLDFKYTSMSLNKVYEISYKHALQTIINNGGKVNSDEIEIAVQKPKPVKYEQGFEGVHPILKTILNKNMGLTYDFDFEGTGFVLRGSNDKHDAKAADYSFKVKVYIDGILHETAVLSSSFKTRRHELTWKYQLPEGKHHIKLEVTNPDSGYHIRLWDCIIYGNKAVNGLNAHTHN, encoded by the coding sequence ATGAAAAAATATATCACTAACTTTTATGCAATTCTTTTTGTTGCACTTATTATCCCTTCAATAAGTGCTACCAGTGTTGATAAAAACATCAAAGTTTTAAAACTAAGTACTAAAGTTTTAAAGGATAAGATTAAGGGCGGCTGGGCAGGACAAACTATAGGTGTGAGTTTTGGCAGCTATACTGAATTCAGATACAACGGAACTTATATCCAGGACAATCAAATTATACCTTATCAGGAAGGCTATGTGAAAAGGCTGATGGAAGAATGGCCGGATCTTTTTGACGACATTTATATGGATCTCACATTCGTGGAAGTAATGGAAAAACAGGGTCTGGATGCTCCAGTTGATGCCTTTGCTGATGCGTTTGCAACTGCTTCTTACAGTTTATGGCATGCAAACCAGGCGGCCAGGTATAACATACTGAACGGGATCAAGGCACCTGAGAGTGGTCATTGGTTAAACAATCCTCATTCAGACGACATTGACTATCAAATCGAAGCGGATTTTGCAGGACTTATGACGCCGGGTATGCCCAATACCGCGAGCCAAATCAGCGATAAGGTAGGCCATATCATGAATTATGGTGACGGCTGGTACGGAGGTGTTTTTATGGGCGCAATGTATAGTATGGCTTTTACCAGTAACGATGTCAATGTTGTAGTAAATGAGGCATTAAAAACCATTCCTCAAAACACGCTTTTCTACCGATGCATAGCAGATGTCATTCGCTGGCATAAGCAGTTTCCCAGAGACTGGAAACAAACTTGGTTTGAAGTGCAAAAGAAATATGCTGCAGAAAATGGTTGTCCGGAAGGCATATTTACTCCTTTCAATATTGACGCTAAAGTGAATTCTGCATACGTAGTTATGGGGCTTTTATACGGCAAAGGTGATTTTGCAAAAACACTGGAAATAGCCACCAGAACCGGACAGGACTCAGACTGCAATCCTTCTTCAGCAGCAGGTATATTGGGTACCATGTTAGGTTACGACAAAATACCGGACTATTGGAAAAAAGGGTTAAAGGGCAGTGAAGATCTGGACTTCAAATACACCTCCATGTCATTGAACAAGGTTTACGAAATTAGCTATAAACATGCGCTGCAAACCATCATTAACAATGGTGGCAAGGTAAACTCCGATGAGATTGAAATCGCCGTACAAAAGCCGAAACCGGTGAAATACGAACAGGGTTTTGAAGGTGTACATCCCATCCTTAAGACCATTTTAAATAAGAATATGGGTTTAACCTATGACTTTGACTTCGAGGGAACCGGATTTGTCTTGCGCGGAAGTAACGATAAGCATGATGCAAAGGCAGCAGATTACAGTTTTAAAGTTAAGGTCTACATTGATGGAATACTTCATGAAACTGCCGTTCTTTCCTCTTCGTTTAAAACACGCAGGCATGAGCTAACCTGGAAATACCAATTACCAGAAGGTAAACATCATATTAAGCTGGAAGTCACAAATCCTGATTCTGGTTATCATATCAGACTCTGGGACTGCATTATTTATGGGAACAAAGCAGTAAATGGATTAAATGCACATACCCACAATTAG
- a CDS encoding serine protease — protein sequence MKIHLLFQMLMYFSLAAFARQKESWVDKPIVEWPKIAMINEVQFKNGDRYVHSSFKYAGTGFLIDNGKDTLAATAKHILWIAKNKQSKGTEVNAALKEWLMRPKGDMRDSAVMDELLNEDPDEVLEGKESTVQERDWIVFTVKKSSPNLYPLKPRYTQVKPGEKVYILSCAYEDSLSTVHQGRVYQKYGMDILIERDMKTHKGGSSGSPVIDSNGYLIGIITGSAGAEVGNVSVAISNEYLRNVLDKKPGLNEPKKDYGELIYHAVIHEGVGAAIRRYQDLVKDPKNYYVYNLRSPNRSGLRETGERLLAEGRIGEAVTILKFNLKVNLKFHENYNLLAKAELAAGNTAGAIMAYRQSVKSNGDKQNEAYAALEKLNAKP from the coding sequence ATGAAAATTCATTTATTATTTCAGATGCTGATGTACTTTTCGCTGGCGGCTTTTGCCCGGCAAAAGGAAAGCTGGGTAGACAAGCCGATTGTTGAGTGGCCCAAGATTGCAATGATCAATGAGGTTCAGTTTAAAAACGGTGACCGCTATGTTCATTCTTCTTTTAAGTACGCGGGTACAGGGTTTTTAATTGATAACGGTAAGGACACACTGGCGGCAACCGCTAAGCACATTCTCTGGATTGCTAAAAACAAGCAGAGCAAGGGGACTGAAGTCAATGCCGCGCTTAAAGAATGGTTGATGCGGCCAAAGGGTGATATGCGGGATTCAGCCGTGATGGACGAGTTACTAAATGAAGACCCTGACGAAGTGCTGGAGGGCAAGGAATCCACGGTACAGGAACGGGACTGGATTGTGTTTACGGTAAAAAAGAGCTCGCCTAATTTATATCCTTTAAAGCCCCGCTATACGCAGGTGAAGCCGGGAGAGAAGGTATATATTTTAAGTTGCGCCTATGAGGATAGCCTCAGTACGGTTCATCAGGGCAGGGTTTATCAGAAATATGGAATGGACATCCTGATCGAACGTGATATGAAGACGCATAAGGGCGGCAGCAGTGGTTCACCGGTGATTGATTCCAATGGCTATCTGATCGGGATCATTACTGGTAGCGCGGGTGCTGAGGTGGGTAATGTATCAGTGGCAATCTCCAATGAATACCTCAGGAATGTGCTGGACAAAAAGCCGGGTCTTAATGAACCGAAGAAGGACTATGGTGAGCTGATTTACCATGCGGTAATTCATGAGGGTGTTGGGGCAGCGATCAGGCGGTATCAGGATTTGGTTAAGGATCCCAAGAATTATTACGTTTACAACCTGCGCAGTCCGAACCGGAGTGGTCTGAGGGAAACAGGAGAAAGGCTTTTGGCCGAGGGTCGCATTGGAGAGGCAGTGACGATCCTGAAGTTTAACCTCAAAGTGAATCTCAAATTTCATGAGAATTACAACCTGCTGGCTAAGGCTGAGCTAGCGGCCGGAAATACGGCTGGGGCGATAATGGCCTATCGGCAATCTGTAAAATCAAACGGTGATAAGCAAAACGAGGCTTATGCCGCATTGGAAAAATTAAATGCCAAACCTTAA
- a CDS encoding YceI family protein produces the protein MKNNYLMLLAVLFCLANVTMARQQPAGKPIVYKLDLNASRLLWKATKVNGGHNGFLLFNLGVLNADGKGKLLNGNFVMNMTSITAVDKLLLNENRESEQVIKAGNLFATAQNPTSTISVKSIVATGRINQYKVAGELTIKGVTKPLIFLATISPRANGLKALAEMDIDRTKWGITYKSGNFFSDLKDELISDMIHISLNLVFYKEG, from the coding sequence ATGAAAAATAACTATTTAATGCTATTGGCGGTACTGTTCTGTCTGGCAAATGTGACTATGGCAAGGCAGCAGCCAGCTGGCAAGCCGATTGTTTACAAATTGGATTTGAATGCGAGCCGGCTATTGTGGAAGGCCACGAAGGTCAATGGGGGGCATAATGGCTTTTTACTGTTTAATTTGGGTGTGTTGAATGCGGATGGGAAAGGCAAATTGCTGAATGGCAATTTCGTGATGAATATGACTTCCATCACCGCGGTGGACAAATTGCTGCTGAATGAGAACCGGGAATCTGAACAGGTGATCAAGGCGGGTAATTTATTTGCCACTGCCCAAAATCCAACCTCAACCATCAGTGTGAAGTCTATTGTGGCTACCGGTCGGATAAACCAGTACAAAGTGGCCGGTGAGCTAACCATAAAAGGTGTGACTAAGCCCTTGATTTTTCTGGCAACGATCAGTCCCCGTGCGAATGGGTTAAAAGCTTTGGCCGAAATGGATATCGACCGAACAAAATGGGGGATCACTTATAAGTCGGGCAATTTTTTTTCCGATTTGAAGGATGAGCTGATCTCTGACATGATTCACATTTCACTTAACCTGGTATTTTATAAGGAAGGATAG
- a CDS encoding DoxX family protein, with translation MMIVKIINTLLILFAAYMGTKQGWAMFSGKSEMLELFGKWNIGRQGVMVLGFFTLLSVALILIPKTFVWGNFLMAAGILLIICFHLLDRDFKGVMIEVPFLLLSLIIIYLQHPLAKIS, from the coding sequence ATGATGATAGTGAAAATTATAAATACCTTACTTATACTGTTTGCCGCTTATATGGGGACCAAGCAGGGTTGGGCAATGTTTTCCGGTAAAAGCGAAATGCTGGAGCTGTTTGGTAAATGGAACATTGGCAGGCAGGGAGTAATGGTTTTAGGCTTCTTTACGTTGTTGAGTGTTGCCCTGATCCTCATTCCTAAAACTTTTGTCTGGGGAAATTTTCTGATGGCCGCTGGTATTTTATTGATTATCTGTTTTCATTTGCTGGATAGAGATTTTAAAGGGGTAATGATCGAGGTACCTTTCCTTTTGCTATCCCTGATCATCATTTACCTGCAGCATCCACTTGCCAAAATAAGCTGA
- a CDS encoding DUF1398 domain-containing protein, which translates to MSEYDSANRFTVKQIETAHQKVKSGADFPAYIREIIALGVKSFETFVIDSHTDYYGDNGYLVTSDPQYTSLRIAGKSDSERFKSYLKDHQKGGSDYFTFCMQCAETGIEKWIVCTEKMTCTYYDYLGEEVLVETIPS; encoded by the coding sequence ATGTCGGAATACGATTCAGCAAACCGTTTTACTGTTAAGCAAATTGAAACTGCTCACCAAAAAGTAAAAAGCGGAGCAGATTTTCCAGCTTACATTAGGGAAATCATCGCTTTGGGAGTTAAATCTTTTGAAACCTTTGTGATTGATAGTCATACCGATTATTATGGTGATAATGGCTATCTTGTTACTTCTGATCCTCAATACACTTCTCTCCGAATTGCCGGAAAAAGTGACAGTGAAAGATTTAAATCTTATCTAAAGGATCATCAGAAAGGTGGATCTGACTATTTCACCTTTTGCATGCAATGTGCAGAAACTGGGATTGAGAAATGGATCGTCTGCACGGAAAAAATGACCTGCACCTATTATGACTATTTAGGCGAAGAGGTTCTGGTCGAAACGATTCCTTCATGA
- a CDS encoding dihydrofolate reductase family protein, with translation MSRRIILSMHTSLDGFVAGSNGEMDWIKVDNELFDHVGQLTDEADTALYGRVTYQMMEGYWPNAADQPNASKHDIEHSRWYKEVGKIVLSRTLQKQADKLILISDDIAEKINSIKQQSGKNILIFGSPTAVHALIKENLIDEYWLFVNPVILGAGIPLFTNLEQKIKLKRLSTKELSSGVTALNYVVDK, from the coding sequence ATGAGCAGAAGAATTATCTTATCCATGCACACAAGCCTTGATGGGTTTGTTGCCGGATCCAATGGAGAAATGGACTGGATTAAAGTTGATAATGAGCTGTTTGATCATGTTGGACAGTTGACAGATGAAGCTGACACCGCATTGTATGGAAGGGTTACTTACCAAATGATGGAGGGATACTGGCCAAATGCGGCAGATCAACCCAATGCTTCAAAACATGATATTGAACATTCCAGATGGTATAAAGAGGTAGGTAAAATTGTGTTGTCCAGAACGTTACAGAAACAAGCAGATAAACTGATATTAATTAGCGATGATATTGCCGAGAAAATAAATAGTATCAAGCAACAGTCTGGAAAGAATATTCTGATATTTGGCAGCCCAACGGCTGTGCATGCACTGATAAAGGAAAATCTGATTGACGAATACTGGTTGTTTGTCAATCCTGTAATTTTGGGAGCTGGGATCCCTTTATTTACTAACCTGGAACAAAAGATCAAATTAAAACGGTTATCAACTAAGGAATTGTCTTCTGGTGTTACGGCGTTGAATTACGTTGTTGACAAGTGA
- a CDS encoding MBOAT family O-acyltransferase, with translation MSYIIDIYKNRIKEERNFIDYSLFVSFFPLLVAGPIERATHLLPQIKRERTFDTSKAVDGLRQILWGLFKKIVIADSCAEYANMIFNNSSQYNGSTLILGALFFTFQIYCDFSGYSDIALGTARLFGIDLLKNFAFPYFSRDIAEFWRRWHISLSSWFRDYLYIPLGGSKGSIWKKVRNTFIIFLVSGFWHGANWTFIVWGLLNALYIMPSIFFETNRRNLDVVAQGRVFPNLREILSMGVTFGLTVIAWVFFRAKDLHHAFEYLGGMFSTSGFSKPQIFPRSILLLIAVFILIEWRGRTQEYAIANFGFNFPKPVRWAFYYTLVLAIVWFAGEKQQFIYFQF, from the coding sequence TTGTCTTACATTATAGATATTTATAAAAACAGAATAAAGGAAGAACGTAATTTTATAGATTATTCACTCTTTGTAAGTTTCTTCCCATTGCTTGTCGCCGGACCTATTGAAAGGGCAACCCATCTTTTACCGCAAATAAAAAGAGAAAGGACTTTTGATACTTCAAAAGCAGTAGACGGATTAAGGCAAATTTTATGGGGATTGTTTAAAAAGATTGTTATTGCAGATAGCTGTGCAGAATATGCCAATATGATATTCAACAATTCATCCCAATACAATGGAAGCACTTTAATATTGGGGGCATTATTTTTTACTTTCCAGATTTATTGCGACTTTTCAGGTTATTCTGACATTGCCTTAGGAACAGCCCGTCTTTTTGGTATTGACCTGTTGAAAAACTTTGCATTCCCTTATTTTTCAAGAGACATTGCAGAGTTCTGGAGAAGATGGCATATTTCCTTGTCGAGCTGGTTTAGAGACTATCTGTATATTCCTTTAGGTGGAAGTAAGGGGAGCATCTGGAAAAAGGTAAGAAATACATTTATCATATTCTTGGTAAGTGGTTTCTGGCATGGAGCTAACTGGACTTTTATTGTCTGGGGACTGTTAAATGCCCTATACATAATGCCCTCAATATTTTTTGAAACAAATAGGAGAAATCTCGATGTGGTAGCTCAGGGGAGAGTCTTTCCTAATTTAAGGGAAATCTTATCCATGGGGGTAACTTTTGGATTAACTGTAATTGCCTGGGTGTTTTTTAGAGCAAAAGATCTTCATCATGCTTTTGAATATCTTGGAGGCATGTTCTCCACTTCGGGGTTCAGCAAGCCACAAATATTTCCGCGATCTATCTTATTACTAATCGCCGTGTTTATATTGATAGAATGGAGGGGTAGAACGCAGGAGTACGCTATTGCTAATTTCGGGTTTAACTTTCCTAAGCCGGTTAGATGGGCCTTTTATTATACTTTGGTGCTGGCAATTGTTTGGTTCGCCGGCGAAAAACAACAATTTATTTATTTCCAGTTTTAA